Proteins co-encoded in one Meiothermus sp. genomic window:
- the proB gene encoding glutamate 5-kinase, with amino-acid sequence MHGRLPLTAQTHRRLVVKVGSAVLSGPQGRQHQLAIAAQVAALRAEGREVVLVSSGALATGMQKLGLTEKPKSMPGKQALAAVGQPTLMLLWEQAFSWYDLKVAQVLLTAEDLAHRHRYLNARQTLETLLAWGIVPIINENDTVMVEEIKFGDNDQLSALIASLVGADLLILLSDIEALYEADPRTHPEAQPIPYVERVDAGVLRMAGDSPNRVGTGGMKSKLLAAEKAQAAGIPTLLLPGTRPQSIAEALQGAPVGTLFAGGQRRYSGRKLWLYQLPKPQGEVVVDAGAAKALRQGGASLLPAGILEVRGQFGVGEAVRCLDEQGNLIGVGLVNYSAAELTRIKRRKTREIEALLGYKNTDEAIHRDYFALASELE; translated from the coding sequence ATGCACGGTCGTCTTCCCCTCACCGCCCAAACCCATCGCCGGCTGGTAGTCAAGGTGGGCAGCGCCGTCCTGAGCGGGCCCCAGGGGCGGCAGCACCAACTGGCCATTGCCGCCCAGGTGGCCGCCCTGCGGGCCGAGGGGCGCGAGGTGGTGCTGGTCTCCTCGGGGGCCCTGGCCACCGGCATGCAAAAGCTGGGCCTGACCGAAAAGCCCAAATCCATGCCCGGCAAACAGGCCCTGGCCGCCGTCGGGCAGCCCACCCTAATGCTCCTGTGGGAGCAGGCTTTTAGCTGGTACGACCTGAAGGTGGCCCAGGTTTTGCTCACCGCCGAAGACCTGGCCCACCGCCACCGCTACCTGAACGCCCGGCAGACCCTGGAGACGCTTTTGGCGTGGGGCATCGTGCCCATCATCAACGAGAACGACACGGTAATGGTGGAGGAGATCAAGTTTGGCGACAACGACCAGCTTTCGGCCCTGATTGCCTCGCTGGTAGGGGCCGATCTGCTGATCTTGCTCTCCGACATCGAGGCCCTGTACGAGGCCGACCCCCGCACCCACCCCGAAGCCCAACCCATCCCCTACGTGGAGCGGGTGGATGCCGGGGTGTTGCGCATGGCGGGCGACAGCCCCAACCGGGTGGGCACAGGCGGGATGAAAAGCAAGCTGCTGGCCGCAGAAAAAGCCCAGGCCGCCGGGATTCCCACCCTGCTGCTGCCCGGAACCCGGCCCCAGAGTATCGCCGAGGCCCTGCAAGGCGCGCCGGTGGGCACGCTGTTTGCCGGGGGTCAGCGCCGCTACAGCGGCCGTAAGCTCTGGCTGTACCAGCTTCCCAAGCCCCAGGGGGAGGTGGTGGTGGACGCCGGGGCGGCAAAAGCCTTACGCCAGGGCGGGGCCTCGCTCCTGCCGGCGGGCATCCTCGAGGTGCGCGGGCAGTTTGGGGTGGGCGAGGCGGTGCGGTGCCTGGACGAACAGGGCAACCTGATTGGGGTGGGCCTGGTCAACTACAGCGCCGCAGAGCTCACCCGCATCAAGCGCCGAAAAACCAGGGAGATCGAGGCCCTGCTGGGCTACAAAAACACCGACGAGGCCATCCACCGCGACTACTTTGCCCTGGCCTCGGAGCTCGAGTGA
- a CDS encoding DNA/RNA non-specific endonuclease: protein MGDAVDGLEQLYNAATGRQVDPVLAVLSAAGLALDLGTGGVGDVTTGVKAAYRVSLSISRQGGGLVALVIREQFVQFTRGRLSPQALVDGLRQRFGRMVDLARARGCGGFSLNNVCLKLYDQLGLIVKNQRGIDGIAALSRLDTLYIDNVNYVSIRASFRERLENINISEISCPVGRFASQSAIEALAIFCPRNVVVDQLDRPELVSATLDNSYVGTRANQTTQRWVRGGIDPVTGVRYPGIGLPTDEAGHILARQLGGPGGILSYNIVPLARAANREMEAIENFLKSQLGRSPQPVITVQISLQYLDTQYPRRPTNILYSYTINGVRTTKVISNPR, encoded by the coding sequence GTGGGCGATGCCGTGGACGGCCTGGAGCAGCTCTACAACGCCGCCACCGGCAGGCAGGTAGACCCCGTCCTGGCGGTGCTCTCGGCGGCAGGGCTGGCGTTAGACCTGGGCACCGGCGGGGTGGGGGACGTGACCACCGGGGTCAAGGCCGCCTACCGCGTCAGCCTGTCCATCAGCCGGCAGGGTGGGGGCCTGGTGGCCCTGGTCATCCGCGAACAGTTCGTCCAGTTCACCCGCGGGCGGCTCTCGCCGCAGGCGCTGGTGGACGGCCTGCGGCAGCGGTTCGGCAGAATGGTAGACCTGGCCAGGGCGCGGGGGTGTGGGGGGTTTTCGCTCAATAATGTATGCCTCAAATTGTATGACCAACTTGGACTGATTGTTAAAAATCAACGTGGAATTGATGGCATAGCAGCTCTTAGTCGGCTCGACACACTATACATAGACAACGTTAACTACGTCTCCATAAGGGCCAGTTTTCGGGAACGACTGGAGAACATCAATATATCCGAAATTTCTTGCCCAGTTGGTCGGTTTGCCTCTCAAAGTGCGATTGAGGCACTTGCTATCTTCTGTCCCAGAAACGTTGTAGTAGACCAGCTAGACCGACCAGAGCTAGTTAGTGCCACTTTGGATAATAGTTATGTCGGCACAAGAGCTAATCAGACTACCCAACGCTGGGTGCGTGGAGGGATAGATCCTGTTACTGGTGTCCGCTATCCAGGTATTGGTCTGCCTACAGATGAGGCTGGACATATTCTGGCGCGTCAACTAGGCGGGCCAGGGGGCATTTTGTCCTACAACATCGTCCCTTTGGCCAGAGCTGCAAATAGAGAAATGGAAGCGATAGAGAACTTCCTCAAGTCGCAATTGGGTCGCAGTCCCCAACCTGTAATAACAGTCCAGATAAGTTTGCAGTATCTAGACACTCAATACCCCAGGAGACCCACCAACATCCTTTATTCTTATACAATTAACGGTGTGCGCACGACTAAAGTAATTTCAAACCCTCGGTAA
- a CDS encoding YhjD/YihY/BrkB family envelope integrity protein — protein MPHIIGQVYQLYTRSHIPFFAAALAYYALFSLMPLLILLAGVFGFVLSGNEGLRSAVLVRLIELVVLLFPTQPDLAQTLVNFLTRGAFPLTLASLLVLLWASSNFFAALAYALGIIFGGVGPRPDLAATQASTSKTSHPERAFGRAAALLAVLRGRIAGLLAPLLLGLALILLALLGLVMGFLLRYLPAELGFLRNGVEVVVPILGALLLFFLTYMLLPVPTPRVLAAMAAATLAALAWEGVRLGLPLLLPRTQYELIYGPIAGFLLALAGFYLTMWILLVGAVLAKILTDRSSDTI, from the coding sequence ATGCCGCACATCATCGGGCAGGTTTACCAGCTATATACGCGCTCGCACATCCCGTTTTTCGCGGCGGCGCTGGCCTACTATGCCCTATTCAGCCTAATGCCCCTGCTGATTCTGCTGGCCGGGGTCTTTGGCTTTGTGCTCTCCGGCAACGAGGGCCTGCGCAGCGCGGTGCTGGTGCGGCTCATCGAGCTGGTGGTGCTGCTCTTCCCTACCCAACCCGACCTGGCCCAGACCCTGGTGAACTTTCTGACTCGAGGGGCCTTTCCCCTCACGCTGGCCAGCCTGCTGGTGTTGCTGTGGGCCAGCAGCAATTTCTTTGCCGCCCTGGCCTACGCCCTGGGCATCATTTTTGGCGGGGTTGGCCCACGGCCCGACCTGGCCGCCACGCAAGCATCTACCTCCAAAACCAGCCACCCGGAGCGGGCTTTTGGGCGGGCGGCGGCGTTGCTGGCCGTCCTGCGCGGGCGCATTGCGGGCCTGCTGGCCCCCTTGCTGCTGGGGCTGGCCCTGATCCTGCTGGCGCTGCTGGGCCTGGTTATGGGCTTTTTGCTGCGCTACCTGCCCGCTGAGCTAGGCTTTTTGCGCAACGGGGTGGAGGTAGTGGTGCCCATTCTGGGCGCACTGCTGCTCTTTTTCCTGACCTATATGCTGCTGCCCGTCCCCACCCCCAGGGTGCTGGCCGCTATGGCCGCGGCTACTCTGGCGGCTCTGGCCTGGGAGGGCGTGCGCCTGGGGCTACCCCTGCTTCTCCCCCGCACCCAGTACGAGCTGATCTATGGCCCCATTGCGGGCTTTCTGCTGGCCCTGGCTGGGTTTTACCTGACCATGTGGATTCTGCTGGTGGGGGCCGTTTTAGCCAAAATTCTGACCGACCGCTCGAGCGACACCATCTGA
- a CDS encoding transposase produces the protein MELRESRYPSDLTDQEWAILAPLMPQPSAAPHRPREHPWREILNGIFYITRAGCAWRMMPYDLPHWKTVYHYFRFLQLVSRTLMQKASNVKLADAYLS, from the coding sequence ATGGAACTCAGAGAAAGCCGCTACCCCAGCGATCTGACCGACCAGGAATGGGCCATACTGGCACCCCTGATGCCCCAGCCCTCCGCCGCCCCCCATCGCCCCCGGGAGCATCCCTGGCGGGAAATCCTGAACGGCATCTTCTACATCACCCGCGCCGGTTGCGCCTGGCGCATGATGCCCTATGACCTGCCCCACTGGAAAACCGTCTATCACTACTTCCGTTTTTTGCAGCTCGTTAGCCGAACCCTAATGCAAAAAGCCAGTAACGTCAAGTTAGCCGATGCTTATTTGAGCTAA
- a CDS encoding glutamate-5-semialdehyde dehydrogenase yields the protein MVTSPELKAYAQAARAAARALSVASPRAKNTALLAIAAKLEAQQEVLFAANRQDLEAAQAAGLSKAKLDRLRLDEKVLRDLRTGLQQVAEMPDPVGEIEGLQIRPNGLQVGRMRVPLGVIGFIYESRPNATVEASALCLKAGNAILLRGGKEAWHSNRALVGLMQAALQEAGLPREAIQLVPTTDRSAILEMCHLAGLLDLIIPRGGKELIELVQREARMPVLAHAEGVNHLFVDESADPGGAVQIALNGKTQRPSTCNSLEKVLVHQRIAPVFLPMLAQAMQKAGVELRGDEATCALIPARPATPEDWQTEYLDLILTVKVVNSLEEALEHIARYGSHHTEVICTNHHAHAMRFLREADASLVLVNASPRFNDGFQLGLGAEIGISTSKLHAYGPMGVKELTTTKFVALGSGQVRD from the coding sequence ATGGTCACCTCCCCCGAACTCAAGGCATACGCCCAGGCGGCCAGGGCCGCCGCACGGGCTTTGTCGGTGGCCTCACCCAGGGCCAAGAACACCGCACTTTTGGCTATAGCAGCGAAGCTCGAGGCCCAGCAAGAGGTTCTTTTCGCCGCCAACCGCCAGGACCTCGAGGCCGCCCAGGCCGCGGGCCTCTCCAAGGCCAAGCTCGACCGGCTGCGACTGGACGAAAAGGTGCTGCGCGACCTGCGAACGGGCCTGCAGCAGGTCGCCGAGATGCCCGACCCAGTCGGCGAAATTGAAGGCTTGCAGATCCGGCCCAACGGCCTGCAGGTAGGGCGGATGCGCGTCCCCTTGGGGGTGATTGGCTTCATCTACGAGTCGCGCCCCAACGCCACGGTGGAGGCCAGCGCCCTCTGCCTCAAGGCCGGGAACGCCATCCTGCTGCGGGGGGGCAAGGAGGCCTGGCACTCCAACCGCGCCCTGGTCGGCCTGATGCAAGCCGCCCTGCAGGAAGCCGGGCTGCCCAGGGAAGCCATCCAACTGGTGCCCACCACCGACCGCAGCGCCATCCTGGAGATGTGCCACCTGGCCGGCCTGTTGGATCTGATAATCCCCAGGGGCGGCAAGGAACTCATCGAGCTGGTGCAGCGCGAGGCCCGGATGCCGGTGCTGGCCCACGCCGAGGGGGTCAATCACCTGTTCGTGGACGAAAGCGCCGACCCAGGGGGCGCAGTGCAGATAGCCCTGAACGGCAAAACCCAGCGCCCTAGCACCTGCAACAGCCTGGAAAAGGTGCTGGTGCACCAGCGCATCGCCCCGGTGTTTTTGCCCATGCTGGCCCAGGCCATGCAGAAGGCCGGGGTGGAGCTGCGCGGCGACGAGGCCACCTGCGCCCTCATCCCGGCCAGGCCGGCCACCCCGGAGGACTGGCAGACCGAGTATCTGGATCTGATTCTGACCGTGAAGGTGGTGAACTCGCTGGAGGAGGCGCTCGAGCACATCGCCCGCTACGGCTCCCACCACACCGAGGTCATCTGCACCAACCACCACGCCCACGCCATGCGCTTTTTGCGGGAGGCGGACGCCTCGCTGGTGCTGGTCAACGCCTCACCCCGCTTCAACGATGGCTTTCAGTTGGGCCTGGGGGCCGAGATCGGCATCTCCACCAGCAAGCTCCACGCGTATGGCCCCATGGGGGTCAAGGAGCTTACCACCACCAAGTTTGTGGCCCTGGGCAGCGGGCAGGTGCGCGACTAA